The DNA region CATCCATCTGGGACGCCTTGAGGGGCAATTGGCGCCGATGACACATGGCCGTTCCGACTCGTCGCAATGGGGACCAGACAGTTGTGACCGCCGCGCATCGACCTACGGCGCGGTGGCGGCTTTCTGGCGCCGCGTCGGCTGGATCATCGCCTCCAGTTCCAGGAGTTTGTTGAGTTCCGTTTCGGTAAGGAGCCCTTCCTCCAAGACGAGCTCGGCCACCGGTCGGTTCTCCTTAAGCGCGCGTTGCGCGACCCGCGAACTCGCCTCGTAGCCGAGCGTCGGGGCGAGCGCCGTCACCAAGCCGATTGAGCCCTGGACCAGGGCGCGGCAGCGCTCCCGGTCAGCCTCTATGCCCTCGACGCAACGCTTGGTCAGCGTGTCCACCGCCGCCGTCAGCATCCGCAGGGACGACAGCACGCAGTAGCCGATCGTCGGCTCGAAGGCGTTGAGCTGTAGTTGCCCGCCCTCGGCGCAAAGCGTCACGGTGAGGTCCTGGCCGATCACCATGTAGGCGACCTGGTTCACCACCTCCGGGATCACCGGGTTGACTTTGCCCGGCATGATCGAGGAGCCGGCCTGCACGGCCGGAAGCCGGATCTCCCCGAAGCCCGTGCGCGGGCCCGAGGACAGCAGCCGCAGGTCGTTGCAGATCTTCGAGAGCTTGACCGCCACGCGCTTCAAGGTGCCGGAGAACAGCACGAACGCGCCAAGGTCGGACGTCGCCTCGATAAGGTTCGAGGCCAGCACCATCGGCTGGCCGGAGACCCGTGACAGCTCCTCCACGGCCAGGGCGGCGTAGCGCGGATCGGCGTTGATGCCGGTCCCGATGGCGGTCGCGCCGAGGTTCACCTCGCGGAACAGGGCGACGATCTCGCCGAGGCGCGCCACGTCCTCCTTGATGGTAGCGTGGAAGCCGTCGAACTCCTGCCCGAGGGTCATCGGCACGGCGTCCTGGAGCTGGGTGCGGCCCATCTTGAGCACGTCGGCGAACTCCACCGCCTTGCCCTTGAAGGCGTAGGCGAGGTCGTCGAGCGCCTTCACCAGCGGCTGCGTCCCAAAGATCACCGCCAGCCGCAGGGCCGTCGGGTAGGCGTCGTTGGTCGACTGCGCCATGTTCACGTCGTCGTTGGGGTGGAGCGCGGCGTAGTCGCCTGGCTTGCGCCCCATCAGCCCGAGGGCGACGTTGGCGATCACCTCGTTGGTGTTCATGTTGGTCGAGGTGCCGGCCCCGCCCTGGATGGCATCGACCACGAAGGCGGCGTCGTAGCCGCGGTCCTCGGCGACCAGGGCGCAGGCCCGCTCGATCACGTCGGCCTTGCCGGGCTTTAGGTAGCCCAGGCGCCGGTTCGCGCGGGCGGCGGCCTGCTTCACCAGCGCGAGCGCCCGGACGAATTCCGGGAAGTGGCCGACCGGCACGCCCGTGATCGGGAAGTTGGTCACCGCGCGCTTGGTGTGGATGCCCCAGAGCGCGTCTGCCGGGACTTCCCCGTCGCCGAGCAGGTCGTGCTCGGAGCGGGTCTTGGCGGTCTCTAGGTTCACGGTGCGGACCGTGGCGACCGCCAACTCGGTGGGTGCATCCCGCTGACCTGATGCCGTCACAGCCGGCTCT from Methylobacterium sp. NMS14P includes:
- a CDS encoding aspartate ammonia-lyase, yielding MSKRQPDVSKEDEEPAVTASGQRDAPTELAVATVRTVNLETAKTRSEHDLLGDGEVPADALWGIHTKRAVTNFPITGVPVGHFPEFVRALALVKQAAARANRRLGYLKPGKADVIERACALVAEDRGYDAAFVVDAIQGGAGTSTNMNTNEVIANVALGLMGRKPGDYAALHPNDDVNMAQSTNDAYPTALRLAVIFGTQPLVKALDDLAYAFKGKAVEFADVLKMGRTQLQDAVPMTLGQEFDGFHATIKEDVARLGEIVALFREVNLGATAIGTGINADPRYAALAVEELSRVSGQPMVLASNLIEATSDLGAFVLFSGTLKRVAVKLSKICNDLRLLSSGPRTGFGEIRLPAVQAGSSIMPGKVNPVIPEVVNQVAYMVIGQDLTVTLCAEGGQLQLNAFEPTIGYCVLSSLRMLTAAVDTLTKRCVEGIEADRERCRALVQGSIGLVTALAPTLGYEASSRVAQRALKENRPVAELVLEEGLLTETELNKLLELEAMIQPTRRQKAATAP